The region TGTAGTAGCCGGGCTCGTTCGAGCAGATCATGCCGCCCGCCAGCGGCTCCATCGTGCCGCCCTGCGATCCGGTGGTCTTGGCGATCCGCTGCGGGCCCTCATGGACGCCCAGCGCGCTGCCGACGCCGTGGCCGGTGCCATGCGCATAGTCGCAGCCCGCCGCCCACAGGAACTGGCGCGCCATCGTGTCGAGCTGGCCGCCGGTGGTCCCTTCGGGGAAGATCGCCTGGGCGATCGCGATATGGCCCTTGAGCACGCGGGTGAAGCGGTCCTTCATCTCCGCCGTGGGCGCGGCCTTGCCGTCCGCGCTGCCGACCCACACGGTGCGGGTGATATCGGTCGTGCCCGCGCCGGTTTCGCCGATATACTGGCCGCCCGAATCGCACAGGAAGATGCTGCCCGGCGGGATCGCGATATTGCTGTCCTCGTCGACCTTGTAGTGCGGCAGCGCGGCGTGACCCGCGGCCGCCGAAATCGTATCGAACGAGGTGTCCTTCAGCCCGCCGTCCATCTGCCGGAATTCGAGCAGCTTGGCCGCCGCCGTCAGCTCGTCGATCTCGCCCGAGGGGGCTTCGGCCTCGATCCAGGCGAGGAAGCGCGCGAGCGCGGCACCGTCGCGCGCCTGCGCGTCGCGGTGGCCCGCAATCTCGGCCTGGTTCTTGATCGCGCGCGGGAGGATCGTGGGGTCGCGCACCTCGACCACGCTCGCGCCGCACGCTTCGAGCGCCTGCGCGATTCCCGCCACGCCATATTCGGGGTCGAGCGCGATCCGCTTGCCGCCGATCTGGCCCAGCGCGCCTTCGAACTCGCCGCGAGGGCGGATGCTGACCGCATTGCCGAGGTGCTGCTTGAGATCGGCACCGACCTTGTCCTCGTCGATGAAGAGCTGCGCCGTGCCGTCCTGCTGCACCAGCGCGAAGGCCATGGCGACGGGGGTGTGGGCAATGTCGCCGCCGCGGATGTTGAACGCCCAGCCGACCGAATCGAGCGCGCTGAGCACAACCGCGTCGAGCTTTTCCTCGGTCAGCCAGTCGGCGATGGCCGCGCGC is a window of Alteriqipengyuania lutimaris DNA encoding:
- a CDS encoding aminopeptidase P family protein; protein product: MLMQTHEARLSALREELKKRGLDGFCVPIADAHMSEYVGEDAQRLRWLTGFGGSAGSAAVLQDKAAIFVDGRYTVQVRDQVEERLFEYRSVPKDNPANWLAANASEGAQIGYDAWLATPGWVRTTQKALDKVGAKLVPVEGNPIDAVWADQPAQSDAPARVHSDEHAGANAQEKRAAIADWLTEEKLDAVVLSALDSVGWAFNIRGGDIAHTPVAMAFALVQQDGTAQLFIDEDKVGADLKQHLGNAVSIRPRGEFEGALGQIGGKRIALDPEYGVAGIAQALEACGASVVEVRDPTILPRAIKNQAEIAGHRDAQARDGAALARFLAWIEAEAPSGEIDELTAAAKLLEFRQMDGGLKDTSFDTISAAAGHAALPHYKVDEDSNIAIPPGSIFLCDSGGQYIGETGAGTTDITRTVWVGSADGKAAPTAEMKDRFTRVLKGHIAIAQAIFPEGTTGGQLDTMARQFLWAAGCDYAHGTGHGVGSALGVHEGPQRIAKTTGSQGGTMEPLAGGMICSNEPGYYKAGEFGIRIENLILIEERHIDGADDGTWFGFENLTWVPIDRTLIEPSLLSHEERVWVDEYHARCREILAPQLDGQAADWLERHTKPL